In Oryzihumus leptocrescens, the following are encoded in one genomic region:
- a CDS encoding MarR family winged helix-turn-helix transcriptional regulator has product MPTRVSLPFDPIRRAAELWRARWGGRSQVAAMASATSVMRVQQLLIGDFDAIVGRHGLTFARYEALVLLVFSRHGQLPMSKVGERLMVHPTSATNIIQRLAAQGFVERRPNPEDGRGTLAVISDAGREVMEAATTDLVAAGFGLGALTPAEHEELFRLLRKVRVAAGDFHE; this is encoded by the coding sequence GTGCCCACCCGAGTCTCGTTGCCCTTCGACCCGATCCGCCGGGCCGCCGAGCTCTGGCGCGCCCGCTGGGGCGGCCGCTCGCAGGTGGCGGCGATGGCCTCGGCGACCTCGGTGATGCGCGTGCAACAGCTGCTCATCGGCGACTTCGACGCCATCGTCGGGCGGCACGGGCTGACGTTCGCCCGCTACGAGGCGCTGGTGCTGCTGGTCTTCAGCCGCCACGGCCAGCTGCCCATGAGCAAGGTGGGGGAGCGGCTCATGGTCCACCCGACCAGCGCCACCAACATCATCCAGCGGCTGGCCGCCCAGGGCTTCGTCGAGCGCCGGCCCAACCCCGAGGACGGCCGCGGCACCCTCGCCGTCATCAGCGACGCCGGACGCGAGGTGATGGAGGCGGCGACGACCGACCTGGTCGCCGCCGGCTTCGGCCTGGGAGCGCTCACCCCCGCCGAGCACGAGGAGCTGTTCCGGCTGCTGCGCAAGGTGCGCGTCGCAGCCGGCGACTTCCACGAGTAG
- a CDS encoding GNAT family N-acetyltransferase, with amino-acid sequence MSDAEALGQVHTAIWREAYAGLLPADYLDALSAEDAAHRWRLRLEVDEPEALVAVATAGEDEEIVGLATGGPTRDEDAPTVWELYAINVLAAHHGTGLADELVAAVVGDRPASLWVLVDNARAQAFYRRHGFAPDGAAKVHEGTGAPEIRMVRGAAAPAH; translated from the coding sequence GTGAGCGACGCCGAGGCCCTGGGGCAGGTGCACACCGCGATCTGGCGCGAGGCCTACGCCGGGCTGCTGCCGGCGGACTACCTCGACGCGCTCAGCGCCGAGGACGCGGCCCACCGCTGGCGGCTGCGCCTCGAGGTGGACGAGCCGGAGGCCCTGGTCGCCGTGGCGACCGCGGGCGAGGACGAGGAGATCGTCGGCCTGGCCACCGGTGGGCCGACCCGCGACGAGGACGCTCCGACGGTGTGGGAGCTCTACGCGATCAACGTCCTGGCGGCCCACCACGGGACCGGGCTGGCCGACGAGCTGGTGGCGGCCGTGGTCGGTGACCGGCCGGCCTCGCTGTGGGTGCTGGTGGACAACGCGCGGGCGCAGGCGTTCTACCGCCGGCACGGGTTCGCCCCCGACGGGGCCGCCAAGGTCCACGAGGGCACGGGGGCGCCCGAGATCCGGATGGTCCGGGGAGCGGCCGCCCCCGCCCACTAG
- a CDS encoding thiamine-binding protein, producing MLVAFSVAPSGSSDPADSTGSVSDAVAAAVAVVRDSGLPNRTDSMFTTIEGSWEECMDVVRRACDAVGQYGPRVSLVLKADIRPGFTGELEAKVTRLEEAVTRHTGQGS from the coding sequence ATGCTCGTCGCCTTCTCCGTCGCCCCGTCCGGCTCGTCCGACCCCGCCGACAGCACCGGCTCCGTCAGTGACGCCGTCGCCGCGGCGGTGGCCGTCGTGCGCGACTCCGGCCTGCCCAACCGGACCGACTCGATGTTCACCACCATCGAGGGCAGCTGGGAGGAGTGCATGGACGTCGTGCGCCGCGCCTGCGACGCCGTCGGGCAGTACGGCCCGCGGGTCTCGCTGGTGCTCAAGGCCGACATCCGCCCCGGGTTCACCGGAGAGCTGGAGGCCAAGGTGACCCGCCTCGAGGAGGCGGTCACCCGGCATACCGGGCAGGGGTCGTGA
- a CDS encoding ATP-binding cassette domain-containing protein: protein MSAPTVRVEGVCVAYDGEPALHDVSFTVHPGTLLAVTGPSGAGKSSLLWAICGAQPLAAGTVHVGDQPVTGHEEAVRLGVSLVPQGNGLATMLSAEENVVVPLLAAGVPAGEAWEQAGAALESTGLGESGRHLVEELSGGQQQRVAVARALAQRAAVILADEPTSDVDAGNRERVVALLRAEARRGAVVIMSTHDPEAAAASDAELALHEGVMTVVRAPR from the coding sequence ATGAGCGCACCGACGGTGCGGGTCGAGGGCGTGTGCGTGGCCTACGACGGGGAGCCGGCGCTGCACGACGTGTCGTTCACCGTGCACCCCGGCACCCTGCTCGCGGTCACCGGTCCCTCGGGTGCCGGCAAGTCCTCCCTGCTGTGGGCGATCTGCGGCGCGCAGCCGCTCGCCGCCGGCACGGTGCACGTCGGCGACCAGCCGGTGACCGGCCACGAGGAGGCGGTGCGGCTGGGGGTCTCCCTCGTGCCGCAGGGCAACGGCCTGGCCACGATGCTCAGCGCCGAGGAGAACGTCGTGGTGCCGCTGCTCGCCGCCGGCGTGCCCGCCGGGGAGGCGTGGGAGCAGGCCGGCGCGGCGCTGGAGTCCACCGGGCTGGGCGAGTCCGGCCGCCACCTGGTCGAGGAGCTCTCCGGCGGCCAGCAGCAACGCGTGGCGGTCGCCCGGGCCCTCGCCCAGCGCGCCGCCGTGATCCTGGCCGACGAACCGACCAGCGACGTCGACGCCGGCAACCGGGAGCGGGTGGTCGCCCTGCTGCGGGCGGAGGCCCGGCGCGGTGCCGTGGTCATCATGTCCACCCACGACCCGGAGGCGGCGGCTGCCTCCGACGCCGAGCTCGCGCTGCACGAAGGCGTCATGACCGTGGTCCGCGCTCCGCGGTGA
- a CDS encoding ABC transporter ATP-binding protein yields the protein MNGPVNRGMPVRTTGLVHIYRADGHDVAALAGVDLSVEAGDMVGLLGPSGSGKSTLLSLFGGLLRPSAGKIHVGEHELSALPEPALDDLRARDIGLVLQGAARNLLPYLTPVQNVEFAQGAARRQGVSSLPSPAEVLELVGMHRHARRPLAGLTPGHLQLLAVGVAVATLPGLLLADEPTSQLDHEARGTVLDTLARVNREFGTTVVLVTHDPEVAAAMRRTVTIRDGRIGGEGRDGEEYAVVSADGALPLPPHVLEILPPGTLVRVHLEDGTIQLLPQGQEDRS from the coding sequence TCTACCGCGCCGACGGCCACGACGTGGCGGCCCTCGCCGGGGTCGACCTCAGTGTCGAGGCGGGCGACATGGTCGGCCTCCTCGGCCCCTCGGGCTCGGGCAAGTCCACCCTGCTGAGCCTCTTCGGCGGGCTGCTGCGCCCGAGCGCGGGCAAGATCCACGTGGGCGAGCACGAGCTGTCGGCCCTGCCCGAGCCCGCGCTGGACGATCTGCGGGCCCGCGACATCGGCCTGGTGCTGCAGGGCGCCGCCCGCAACCTGCTGCCCTACCTGACCCCGGTGCAGAACGTCGAGTTCGCCCAGGGGGCCGCGCGGCGCCAGGGGGTCTCCTCGTTGCCCAGCCCGGCGGAGGTGCTCGAGCTCGTCGGGATGCACCGCCACGCCAGGCGGCCGCTGGCGGGGCTCACGCCCGGCCACCTGCAGCTCCTCGCGGTCGGTGTCGCCGTCGCCACGCTGCCGGGGCTGCTGCTGGCGGACGAGCCGACCAGCCAGCTCGACCACGAGGCGCGGGGCACCGTGCTCGACACCCTCGCCCGGGTCAACCGCGAGTTCGGCACCACCGTCGTCCTGGTCACCCACGACCCCGAGGTCGCCGCCGCGATGCGGCGCACGGTGACCATCCGTGACGGGCGCATCGGGGGAGAGGGCCGCGACGGCGAGGAGTACGCCGTGGTGTCCGCGGACGGTGCCCTGCCCCTGCCACCCCACGTGCTCGAGATCCTGCCGCCGGGGACGCTGGTGCGCGTCCACCTCGAGGACGGCACCATCCAGCTGCTGCCCCAGGGTCAGGAGGACCGGTCATGA